A single region of the Chrysoperla carnea chromosome 5, inChrCarn1.1, whole genome shotgun sequence genome encodes:
- the LOC123300710 gene encoding probable salivary secreted peptide, which translates to MTAKNFIISIVVIAIIACTVSGQSHHWSQGQKQLGDRLLTRQIVQKSAATFGGKVTKDIRYPAKGDGYEIINFINATDQYVNGEGGYVTLLEGGVGTRAVKLHFKSQAGHGFNFILDIYGH; encoded by the coding sequence ATGACTgctaaaaatttcatcatatcAATTGTTGTAATAGCAATTATTGCATGTACAGTTTCCGGACAGAGTCATCATTGGAGTCAAGGTCAAAAACAACTTGGTGATCGTCTTCTTACACgtcaaattgtacaaaaatctGCAGCAACCTTTGGTGGTAAAGTAACTAAAGATATTCGATATCCTGCAAAAGGTGATGGCtacgaaataattaatttcatcaatGCAACGGATCAATATGTTAATGGAGAAGGTGGATATGTTACACTTTTGGAAGGTGGAGTTGGGACAAGAGctgtaaaattacattttaaatcacAAGCAGGACAtggatttaattttatcttagaTATTTATGGACACTAA
- the LOC123299781 gene encoding probable salivary secreted peptide: protein MTATKFFLSIVVLAIIACTVSGQSHHWSQGQKQIGDRLLTRQIVQKSAATFGGKVTKDIRYPPKGDGNEIINFINATDQYVNGEGGFVTLLEGGVGTKAVKLHFKSQKGHGFNFILDI, encoded by the exons ATGACtgctacaaaatttttcttgtcaATTGTTGTATTAGCAATTATTGCTTGTACAGTTTCTGGGCAAAGTCATCATTGGAGTCAAGGTCAAAAACAAATTGGTGATCGGCTTCTTACACgtcaaattgtacaaaaatcaGCAGCAACCTTTGGTGGTAAAGTAACTAAAGATATTCGATATCCTCCCAAAGGTGAtggtaatgaaataattaattttataa atgcaacGGATCAATATGTTAATGGAGAAGGTGGATTTGTTACATTATTGGAAGGTGGAGTTGGAACAAAAGctgtaaaattacattttaaatcacAGAAAGGACatggtttcaattttattttggatatt